A section of the Clostridium omnivorum genome encodes:
- the ymfI gene encoding elongation factor P 5-aminopentanone reductase, producing MNLSGKVAFVTGASRGIGRNIALELTKAGASVALNYIKDDLAAEEALEEIKALGGYGILIKGDVSSYSTCKNAIDEVVKSFGKIDILVNNAGISMLGFFADADEEMWNRVIDTNLKSVINCSHAALNYMLQKKSGSIINISSIWGNVGASYEVIYSASKGAVNSFTKALAKEIAPSGIRVNAIAPGVINTDMNKFLSQEEKEQLINQIPMMQFGEGEDIGKLAAFLSSDDSKYITGQVITVDGGML from the coding sequence ATGAATTTATCGGGGAAGGTGGCATTTGTCACAGGAGCATCTAGAGGAATAGGAAGAAATATAGCATTAGAACTGACTAAAGCCGGAGCAAGTGTGGCTTTAAACTATATAAAAGACGATTTAGCTGCAGAAGAGGCTCTTGAAGAAATTAAAGCTTTAGGAGGCTATGGAATTTTAATAAAGGGTGATGTAAGTAGTTATAGTACCTGCAAAAATGCTATTGATGAAGTAGTGAAGAGTTTTGGTAAAATTGATATTCTAGTGAATAATGCGGGGATATCTATGCTAGGTTTTTTTGCTGATGCTGATGAAGAAATGTGGAATAGGGTAATAGATACAAACTTGAAAAGTGTAATTAACTGCAGTCATGCTGCACTTAATTATATGCTGCAAAAAAAGAGTGGAAGTATTATAAATATATCCTCCATATGGGGCAATGTAGGTGCTTCCTATGAAGTAATATATTCTGCTTCAAAAGGGGCTGTGAATAGTTTTACAAAAGCTCTAGCAAAAGAAATCGCTCCTTCAGGTATACGTGTTAATGCTATAGCCCCAGGGGTTATAAATACAGATATGAATAAGTTTTTGTCTCAGGAGGAAAAAGAACAGTTAATTAATCAAATTCCTATGATGCAATTTGGTGAGGGTGAGGATATAGGCAAACTGGCTGCTTTTCTATCAAGTGATGATTCGAAATATATAACAGGGCAGGTTATCACTGTTGATGGAGGAATGCTTTAA
- the mntR gene encoding transcriptional regulator MntR yields MGSEDFFTFREYMKKEYDLLTASMEDYLEMIYRLSRDSGFTRIHELATSLNVQPPSATKMVQKLAELKLVNYEKYGIIILTEQGKLMGSTLLERHNTIESFLKLIGISQGVLEETEKIEHTISPETLEYLKDFIEFIKQNPQFISSFDNYRKNKEI; encoded by the coding sequence ATGGGGAGTGAAGATTTTTTTACGTTTAGAGAATACATGAAAAAGGAGTATGACTTATTAACTGCATCTATGGAGGATTATCTTGAAATGATATATAGATTGTCCAGAGATAGCGGGTTTACAAGGATTCACGAGCTAGCTACATCGTTGAATGTACAGCCTCCTTCAGCTACAAAGATGGTTCAAAAACTTGCTGAATTAAAACTTGTAAACTATGAAAAGTATGGCATAATTATATTAACTGAGCAGGGCAAATTGATGGGGAGTACACTACTTGAAAGGCATAATACAATAGAAAGCTTTTTAAAGTTAATTGGAATCTCTCAAGGTGTACTAGAGGAGACTGAAAAAATAGAACACACTATTAGCCCTGAAACCTTAGAGTATCTTAAGGATTTTATTGAATTTATTAAGCAAAACCCACAGTTCATTAGTTCCTTTGATAATTATCGCAAGAATAAGGAAATATAG
- a CDS encoding alpha/beta hydrolase: MKKKIIWSIVIIIFIAVNSVGIYVGNTLYKESYKLETASVSAVYNIYKYTFDDIKFYSYLKEDMSIESKYGYKLNGTYIYNPKHTKNTVILVHGIRDNRWSSLKYVDMYIDKGYNVLIYDSRHHGESGGDTITYGYYEKYDLDAFVNWVWDKNGPGIIGVHGESMGAATALLHSKINENQHKVAFYIADCGYSDLSTIFSKGLKEGYNIKNPILNKTLLFYGSMVSLFRSGFAYEQVSPINAIKDVNTPIMFIHGQMDTIVPVSMSKDMYNVKKGPKAIYICSTSAHAGTFVKDKQTYIKKVYEFLDTYVK, encoded by the coding sequence ATGAAGAAGAAAATTATTTGGTCTATAGTTATTATAATTTTTATCGCAGTTAACTCTGTGGGCATATATGTAGGTAATACACTTTACAAAGAATCCTATAAGTTAGAAACTGCCAGCGTGTCAGCAGTGTATAATATATATAAATATACCTTTGACGATATAAAATTTTATAGTTATCTGAAAGAGGATATGAGTATTGAATCAAAATATGGCTATAAACTCAATGGAACTTATATTTATAATCCTAAACATACAAAAAACACTGTAATTCTAGTTCATGGAATTAGGGATAACAGATGGAGTTCATTGAAATATGTAGATATGTATATAGATAAGGGCTACAATGTTCTTATCTACGATTCTCGTCATCACGGAGAAAGCGGCGGGGATACTATAACCTATGGCTACTATGAAAAGTATGACTTAGATGCATTTGTGAACTGGGTTTGGGACAAAAATGGTCCAGGCATTATAGGTGTTCATGGAGAATCAATGGGGGCAGCAACTGCACTTCTTCATTCTAAAATAAATGAAAACCAGCACAAAGTTGCTTTTTATATTGCAGATTGCGGCTACTCTGATTTATCAACTATTTTTTCAAAAGGCTTAAAGGAAGGATATAATATAAAGAACCCAATATTAAATAAAACATTACTGTTTTATGGAAGTATGGTTTCCTTATTTAGGTCTGGTTTTGCCTATGAGCAAGTATCACCAATAAATGCTATTAAAGATGTAAATACTCCAATTATGTTTATTCACGGACAAATGGATACTATTGTTCCAGTTTCAATGAGCAAAGATATGTACAATGTTAAAAAAGGTCCAAAAGCTATTTATATTTGTTCTACTTCAGCTCATGCAGGTACTTTTGTTAAAGATAAGCAGACTTATATAAAAAAAGTATATGAATTTTTAGATACTTATGTTAAATAA
- a CDS encoding DUF4097 family beta strand repeat-containing protein, translated as MRRWRVGTLTLGLLLIVLGSAFFIARTSGIITVTQVLSWWPIAIILLGIELLLSGVIVKGEDSKIRFDGFSIFAIILIILYCTGAFTLTKINSHINFSGIPFSINNYRYEESFKKNLTINANGKNTLVVENQFGTIEVGKSSSNNIELDAEIKLNTNDVDYAKSIYNSLVEVTDNNPVKITTNFNALDKGKANVKNINLVIRVPENIALDLKNEFGKIDVNSVSGKTTIYDKNGSISVKNVTGALEVTNEFGSIAVDSIKGDTKVINKNGSINITNIDGSLYTENKFGSITVKDVKNSTEAYGENGKVTLEAIGGDVTSTNKFGTIQLKNAGGKVKLSNNNGSVTFENNQIISKNVSIESKFGSVTLRVPREQQGKFILHTKMGSIKNDFDLPVKKTVNESNVNSSIGNSDIEFNINNDNGSININTK; from the coding sequence ATGAGAAGATGGAGAGTAGGTACCCTTACTCTGGGACTTTTACTTATAGTTCTTGGTTCAGCTTTCTTTATAGCAAGAACCTCAGGAATAATAACAGTAACACAAGTACTTAGCTGGTGGCCAATAGCAATAATTTTATTAGGTATTGAATTACTTTTAAGCGGAGTAATAGTAAAAGGTGAAGATTCAAAAATTAGATTTGATGGTTTTAGTATATTTGCTATCATTTTAATTATCTTGTACTGTACAGGAGCTTTTACATTAACTAAAATTAATAGTCACATAAATTTCTCAGGTATACCTTTTTCAATAAACAATTACAGGTATGAGGAAAGCTTCAAGAAGAACTTAACAATTAATGCTAATGGCAAAAATACGCTAGTTGTTGAAAATCAATTTGGTACAATTGAGGTTGGCAAAAGCTCTAGCAATAATATAGAACTGGATGCTGAAATCAAGCTTAACACCAATGATGTAGACTATGCAAAATCAATTTACAATTCACTAGTTGAAGTAACTGACAATAATCCAGTTAAGATTACTACTAATTTCAACGCTTTAGATAAAGGAAAAGCTAATGTGAAAAATATCAATCTAGTTATTAGAGTACCAGAAAATATAGCATTAGATTTAAAAAATGAATTTGGAAAAATAGATGTTAATTCAGTATCTGGAAAAACAACTATTTATGATAAGAATGGATCAATTTCAGTTAAAAATGTTACAGGAGCACTTGAAGTAACCAATGAATTTGGCTCAATTGCTGTAGACTCAATAAAAGGAGATACTAAAGTAATAAACAAAAATGGAAGCATTAATATTACTAATATAGATGGTTCCTTGTATACTGAAAATAAATTTGGTTCTATAACTGTAAAGGATGTTAAAAACAGTACAGAGGCTTACGGAGAAAATGGTAAAGTAACCCTAGAAGCTATCGGAGGGGATGTTACTTCTACAAACAAGTTTGGCACAATTCAACTAAAAAATGCTGGTGGAAAAGTAAAGCTTTCTAATAATAATGGAAGTGTTACTTTTGAAAACAACCAAATTATATCAAAAAATGTAAGCATAGAGAGTAAATTTGGTTCAGTAACTCTAAGAGTTCCTAGAGAGCAGCAAGGGAAATTCATTCTTCATACAAAAATGGGAAGTATAAAAAATGACTTTGATCTTCCTGTAAAAAAGACTGTTAATGAGAGTAATGTTAATTCCAGCATTGGCAATTCTGATATTGAATTTAATATTAATAATGATAATGGAAGTATAAATATTAATACAAAATAA